One Triticum dicoccoides isolate Atlit2015 ecotype Zavitan chromosome 4B, WEW_v2.0, whole genome shotgun sequence genomic window carries:
- the LOC119294853 gene encoding caffeoylshikimate esterase-like, producing the protein MVHPVAEADERSPFGRLTAEEYYARHGVTHSSSTFVNPRGLRIFTQRWVPSGDAPILGAIAVVHGFTGESSWMVLLTAVHFAKQGFAVAAVDHQGHGFSEGLQAHIPDITPVLDDCEAAFAPFRADYPPPLPCFLYGESLGGAIALLLHLRDKPRWRDGAVLNGAMCGVSPRFMPPWPLEHLLWAAAAVAPTWHVAFTRGNIPGRSFKVEWKRALALASPRRTTAPPRAATALELLRVCRELQARFEEVELPLLAVHGGDDTVCDPACVEEMHRRAGSKDKTLRVYPGMWHQIVGEPEENVEQVFADVVDWLKASAAAGPHSAVVG; encoded by the coding sequence ATGGTGCATCCGGTGGCGGAGGCCGACGAGCGGAGCCCCTTCGGCCGGCTCACCGCCGAGGAGTACTACGCACGCCACGGCGTCACGCACTCCTCATCCACCTTCGTCAACCCGCGGGGGCTCCGCATCTTCACGCAGCGCTGGGTGCCCAGCGGGGACGCCCCCATCCTCGgcgccatcgccgtcgtccacgGCTTCACCGGCGAGTCCAGCTGGATGGTGCTCCTGACGGCCGTCCACTTCGCCAAGCAaggcttcgccgtcgccgccgtggaCCACCAGGGCCACGGCTTCTCCGAGGGCCTCCAGGCCCACATCCCGGACATCACCCCGGTGCTCGACGACTGCGAGGCCGCCTTCGCCCCCTTCCGCGCCGACtacccgccgccgctgccctgcttCCTCTACGGCGAGTCCCTCGGCGGCGCCATCGCGCTGCTGCTGCACCTCCGGGACAAGCCGCGCTGGCGCGACGGCGCCGTGCTCAACGGCGCCATGTGCGGGGTCAGCCCCCGGTTCATGCCGCCGTGGCCGCTGGAGCACCTGCTCTGGGCGGCGGCCGCCGTGGCGCCCACCTGGCACGTCGCCTTCACCAGGGGGAACATCCCGGGCCGGTCCTTCAAGGTGGAGTGGAAGCGCGCGCTCGCGCTGGCCAGCCCGCGCCGCACcacggcgccgccccgcgccgccaccgcgCTCGAGCTCCTCCGGGTGTGCCGGGAGCTGCAGGCGCGCTTCGAGGAGGTGGAGCTGCCGCTGCTGGCCGTGCACGGCGGCGACGACACCGTGTGCGACCCGGCGTGCGTGGAGGAGATGCACCGCCGCGCCGGGAGCAAGGACAAGACGCTGCGCGTGTACCCCGGGATGTGGCACCAGATCGTCGGCGAGCCGGAGGAGAACGTGGAGCAGGTCTTCGCCGACGTCGTCGACTGGCTCAaggccagcgccgccgccggtccgcacTCCGCAGTAGTTGGTTAG